Genomic DNA from Pelosinus sp. IPA-1:
TACATGTTGGGATAAGTTGTTTATAATATTAGGAGAAGAGGTATGCCATGAAAATTTGCTTAGTTAGGATTGATGATCGATTAATCCATGGTCAAGTGGCCACTGTTTGGGTGAAGGCTGTAGGATGTAATAGAATTATTGCTTGTAGCGATGAAGCGGCTGCTGATCCATTAAGGAAAGCCTTATTATTGCAGGTGACACCTCCAGGGATAAAATCCTATGTTTTGCCTGTTGATAAAGCCATAGAGGTATATAAGAATCCAAAGAATAGTGATTTTAAAACATTATTTTTATTGACCAATCCAACAGATGTTTTAAGAATGGTAGAAGAGGGCGTAGATATCAAATCTGTAAACGTTGGTGGAATGTGCTACAAACATGGAAAGGTTCTCATTACAGGTGCTATATCTGTTGATAAACAAGACGTAGAATCTTTCAGAAAGCTACATGACAGA
This window encodes:
- a CDS encoding mannose/fructose/sorbose PTS transporter subunit IIB, which produces MKICLVRIDDRLIHGQVATVWVKAVGCNRIIACSDEAAADPLRKALLLQVTPPGIKSYVLPVDKAIEVYKNPKNSDFKTLFLLTNPTDVLRMVEEGVDIKSVNVGGMCYKHGKVLITGAISVDKQDVESFRKLHDRGIELEIRKVASDSKIDLMTLDLPFKE